One Candidatus Auribacterota bacterium genomic window, CATATCCCGGATTGTTTATTGCGGGGAAACTGACTATTTGATTAGGTGGGTTATGTAACGCAGCAGCTATGATAACCTCAAGCATTGCTCCTTTCCTATTATTTGCGTCATCGGTCTTTATCTTTTCAATTGTTTTAATGACCCATTTGAGATCAATGTTTTTTATTTTTTTGATACTGCATCCTAAGAGTATTATTTCAGTGGATGCTAAAAAATCGTTTCTTTTCCAAAGAATTTGAACAGGATTACTTCCATTTACCTTAAGCCATTCAAGAGTAAATGATAAAACTAACTCTTCAAGTGCTGTTTTAAGCATTAATTCGCAACTACTCGAAACTGCTCTTCCGGAAGTGTACATTTCTAGTCTTCCATTTATCCTCTGATTATTTCCCAATCCTATCTATAATTTCCCATTAAAATAAAATACATGTCATCGAGTTATGTCGATTATTACGATTTCCCCCTCGGTGAGGCCATAAAGGTCATAGACGAGGCGGTCGATCTGGTGGTCGAGGCCAGCGCACTTGTTCCGTAGTAGGTTTTATCTTTGTCGGTCTTTGCTTTGGCGAACTGTTTCTTCGCCCATAGGATCGTCTCCAACAACCGCACCATTTTGATTTGATGTGCTTAGATTTTGGAACGCTTTAAAAATAGGAGAATTACCACTAATCCTCCAGTCATGCGATGCAAAAGGAATAGATATTTTGTATCCGAGATAATAGAAAAAAAGAAGTCTGTTTAGTCTTAACCCAAGTTTATATAAAGCAAAAGCTTCCATATGCAAATCTGCAAGTAATCGCGAACTTCGAAAACTCCCATTTGCAAATTGTTTGCTAAAACCATCCCTTATATACCATTGCCGAAGTAACCGTATTAGATCTATCCTATCTTTCTGTATGTGGATAAAGGAATGCGCTCCAACAATATTCCTTAATCTTCGCAAGAGTTCCAATTCCTTTATTACTTGGTTTTTTGCGTCTCGAGTAGAGGCTGCGAAATTAGGTCGTGCTGCTGGATTCAGTCTTTTATGAATCAGTCTATTAATGCCTCCCGTACCCAGGCTACAATCCTGATTCCTTTTATTAATATACATAGACTGCAGAATTTCTATTGACGTCGCAAAAGAAACCATCGTTAAAGGAAAGAAATTAACTCCTAACTTCAAGGCGACCATATAGTGTAAGAGAGAAAGCTCGAATAATTCTTTTTTCCACAAAGGATATGAGTTAAATGGTGTTCGTTCGCATTTATGTAAGAATTGGATAAGATTGGCGTTATCGAGGGGAAATACTCCTCTTGTCCCATTCCATCTTGTATCATGATCGTTAGAAGAAACGAAAAATCTTTCCCCGAAATAAACAGAAAGCCAATAAAACAGCCAAAGATCTTTAATTTTCGTGTCTTCCTGATATACGATCTTGATGGATGTAGCCGGTAATTTATTCTTTTGCAGCATACAAAGCTTAAAAGGAATGCCCTTCCAATCTAATGAAATACTTGACTGAGAGGATTCAATACGTGCATATCTGAAATGAATAATACTGGCAACAGAATTCTCACTAATCATAATGCGTCTTTCCAATATATCCTATCGAAAAAATATATTCGCTGGTGATCAACCATGCCCCTCGACTATAGCAATCTCCTTGTTGGTGAGGCCGTAGAGGTCATAGACAAGACGGTCGATCTGGTGGTCGAGGCCGGCGCACTTGTTCTCGTAGTAGGTTTTATCCTTATCGGTCTTCGCCTTTGCCAATTGCTTCTTTGCCTCCAGCAGCACCTCCACCAACCGCACCATCTGGTCGTGTCGCAATTTGTCGGCGGGGTCGGAAAGATTCAGCTTGGGAATGGGAAGCGCCTTTAATTGAGTAACTTTAATCTGGGGGAATGCTTGGTTTGATTCGTCGTAATAGGAGCGAATAAAAAAAGCGATGAGCTGACTTCCAAGAATACCGGCGAGGAAAGTCGCGCTCAAAGAGCCCGGGGTAGGTTTTGTGATGTAGACTTGTTGGTCGGCGACCGAATCTGTAGTCTCAACGGTTACAACAAGGCGGTCGGCGAGAATTTTCCGTGAGTATACACGCTCACCGCAAAAGAACTCCGGGTTGCGCGGTTCTGCCAGCCAAGGTCCATATTTGACATACTCAGTTGCATGAGGCGGGGTAAACCGATGGAGGTCGCACCCATAAACGAATGGCCGGTATTCGGGTTTCTTTTTTGGGCTATGGTATGGACGTTCCGCCAAATCGCGTTTGGTCTGTGGTCCTGAACCAAAGGCTGATCTTCCGTAGCCACCGAGTCTGTATGAGTGAACGCCGCGCGTGATCTCGGCAATTCTACCAAGTTCAATATTCTGTTGCTTAATCTGCTCTGCCAAGTCCGCGCTCTGAGGTGTGATTGCGGTAGATATAGGACGATGGCCGTCCAAATATTTCGCAGTTTCGTATGTTGAAATAGGTTCCAATGCTCCGTCCCTGATAGCCTTAACATCGAATGAGTCTCCCGATCTCTGTGCTTTCTCCAACGTATAGACAACCGTATCCACGGTAATGCCTGCGAAGACATCACTAGGGGGCACAGCGATACACAAATCATGCGCCCGTGAAAGAATGAAGGCTCTGGTTGTCGAAGAATAAGTATTGGTCAACCAAACATTGGGCACAATTTGTCCAATTCTTCCTCCAAACTTCGTAAGGGAAGAAGCTCTCTCCATGAAGAGCGAAAACATATCGAGTTGGTAGGAAGATGCCGTGTACTTCCTGTTGAAGTAAGCTTTATGCTCATCATTGATGTTTAGCGCCTTCCAGTCACGCCCGAAAACATACGGTGGATTACCCACAACAGCGTCGAACCCACCGCGCTTCATGACCTCGGGGAAGGCATCCTCGAAATTCATGGGATTCAGCTTGCGTTCTTCATCGCCGGGGAAGAGTTGCCCCTCCAGAATATCGGTGCCGATAAGGGAGTTGCCGCAGACGATGTTTTTATTGAGCGGCGGCAGGAGGGTTTCGTGGAATTCCATCTGATGTTCGTGGGCGCTGGCGGTGGTTTCGTCCTGGAGCAGCTTCAGATAGAGCGAGAGCTGGCAGACCTCGACGGCCTGGGCGTCAATGTCAACGCCGTATATGTTATTGAGTAGGATTTCGCGTTTCTTGCGGAGCGAGAGGTATCGTTTGCCGTCGTGCTCGATACAGTCTCCTTTCCGGGCCTTTTTGGGGTGAGCGTTATAATAATTGCCGTGGTATCTCAGCAGCAGATCATAGATGCCAAGCAGGAACGAGCCGCTGCCGCAGGAGATGTCGGCAAATTTCATCTCCGCGATCTTATCGGGCGACTTGCCGGCGATGAGCTTGCCGACGGTGTTCTCGACGATGTAGCGGACGATATATTCCGGCGTGTAGTAGACGCCGCCCGCTTTGCGGACTTCTGGTTTGTCCTCGACACGCACCCGTTTGTCGGTGGCGACGATGACCTTGCCGAGGAATCGCTCATAAATTGATCCAAGTATATGAATAGGGATGGCGTTGAAGTCGTAGGGCGAGTTGGTATGCGAAAGGCTATTGCAGACGCCGGCGAAGGCGTCAGCGTCCACATGAAAGTTTGGCGCGTCGAGGATGGCATGCTGCTTGAAAACAATGCCGTTGTAGATGCCGTCGAGCCGGCGCGAGGCGGTGATGAAATGCTCCCACGCCCCGCTTTTCTCGCAGAACTTTTCCATGTGGCGGTGCGGTTCGATGCCCTTGTCTTCGAGGAAGCGCAGGAAGACAAGGCGGTCGAGGGTGCGCTGAGTGATCTCGGTCAGCGTCTCGCTGTCGAGGCGCGGATTCCTGTCCTTAAAGGCATGCGCCAGCGCGGTGCGGTGTTCGTCAAGTTCCTTGAGGAAGGATTCATCAATGCTCTGGGAACCGCCGGGGAACAGGCTGCGTTTAGCGGCTTTCCCACGGGGCTCGCGAAGTTCGGCGGCTCGCTTCTCCAACGATCCGGCGGCGACGGCCTCCCGGGAAAAGAGCCAGTAAATCCTGGCAAACTCGTCCCGGTTCGAATACTGTGAATAATGATACTTCGCCACGGCTCGGTCCAGCGCAGTCGAAATGTCGGGCTTGCAGCGGCAGTCGAGAATATGGAACTGCTCAAAATCGGTGAGTACCGCCAGGGGTGTTTTGCTGTTCCAGCCGTAGCGTATAACCTGGAAATGATTCTCTTTTGTCCCGATCTGGACCGCGGGCTTCTTTGCTTCCACGAAGAAACGCGCGTCGCGGAAATCGGGAGCGAGGAAGAAAGCGTAGTCGGCGCGGCGCTGTCCCCCGGCGCTCAATCCGCGCTCGACTTTGACTTCCTGCTCGTAGGGATTGGTTTGAACGTCGTGGTTCACGTCCCAGCCGAGCGCGATCCAGAACTTGTCGATGAAGTCCTTCCGTGCCTCCGCTTCCTGGTAGTCCGGGGAGAGATAGCGCGCCTCATTTGCCTTGAACGTGGCAACAAGATCCTTGACCTTACCAAAAGCGATATCGAAAGGGGTATAAGTCATTGAATAAAAACCAACCTGATAATAGCAAAGGTAGACGTACAGTTCCTCACGATCCCTTTCTTAATCCAGCCAACATCAGGAAACGCGCATTATTCCGACCAAGTGAATCTGGTTCTCAGCTTATTCAGTGCTGAATTCTGTGGAACAAGTTTATCATATTGTAGCCTCCCGATTACGATACCTGCATGAACACCTGTCTTCTCCGCGATTCCTTGAATAGCTTGAGGATTAGAAAAAACCGATTTTCTGAGCTCATCATAGGCCTTCGGAGGAATTAATTGATTGGCGGCAAAGCGGTCGGCTTCTTGTTCCTGTTCTTTAAGTTCAGGGTTTAAATTTCCTGCTTCAATAAATATCATTCGTTTATCATGCAGGAGGATATGAGCCAATTCATGAAAAAAACTGAACCAGAAGATATCCGCCCAGCTTCCCCGAATGCTCATCAGAAGCACCACCTTCCCTGACGAAATCCAGAATGTCGCGCCATTAGCATACGTCTTCGAGAGATGCGGCAGCATTACCAATGCCACGCCGCACTCGGCAAGGAACTGTTTGAGCTCGGGTTCAAATTCATGCGGCGGCTTCAAGGAAAGCCCACGTATGACCGCGATCTTTGACTTCAGAGCTTCTTTCGCATAAGGTTTTGTTGCTATTTCGCGCCCTCGTATCTCCCCGCATTTGAGCCATGCGGCGAGCGCATAAGGCGATGCTTGCTTTTTCTGAGAAAAGCGAAAAGCAGGACTGTACGCTTTTACGTCTGGCATATTTTTGAGAGAGGAAACGCCGAAGAAACGTTGCAGTTCGCGAACCTTTCCAATCTTGTCCTTTGCCATTTTGACAAGCTTCATTCTAGCGAGATCGGCGTATGGAATTTGAGCCAGTAATGGTAAGTCCTGTTTTAATTGTTTCTCTTCATCTTGTCGCGCCATAACTAGTTGATATTGCGCCTCTAGTCCTGTCCAGATATGCGCAGGCACATCCAAAGCGCGCTCTAGCTGAAGCGCCGTATCCGGCGTAATGGCCTTCTCTCCCTTTATGATCTCGTTAATCGCCTGCGCCGGTCGCCCCATCCGTCGCCCGATCTCCGCCTGGCTGATTCTCTTAGCCTCTAACACCTCGGCCAGATACTCGCCCGGCGGTATTGCCAGATCAGAATGAATCATTCTTTCAGTCGTCATAGTGCTTGCTCACCTCCTCCACGCGTACAACCTCAAGATGCTCCCCGTGCACAGTGAAAATCAGGCGATAGAAACCCGTGAGTGAAATTGCATATTGCCCTTCTCTATCACCCTTCAACGGATGGCATTTTAATGCCGGCAGCTTGCGTAGTTCCTGTAAATCTGCTGCTGCCTGAACAACATTAATTCTTTCCACATACTTACGGCCCGCCGCGTCACCCCAGGCCCGGATGGCGTGCTTATGTTTCACATAACATTTCTCCAGCTTCCTGTTCCTGAACGTTACCTGCACGCTTTGTCTCCGCCACGATTAGACAATATTCACCTTAAGGGTGAATAACAATAACATACCCCACCCATGGAAAATTGTCAAGATATTATTCGCCCCTGGGGTGAAGACAATTTATTACCCAGGCCGATTAATACCCGCGGGTCGGATGAATCCCTGCCCGCCGGCAGGCGACCCCTGCAAATCCGCCATTTAGGGTTATTCCCCCGATTTGACATCATCTCCAGGACAGAGTACATTGGTAGTGTGAACACTCGTGTAGGAGGGTGGTGTATATACATATTGTGGCTTTCCTGTTCGGGCTCTCTCATTCCTGCCGGTGCGGCCACAATTCTCCAGGAAGGCGAAATCCTCTTTTTTATCGAGTCCCCGGGGCCAATCCCCTCTGATATCCAGGTGTGGACGAGCTTCTGGATGGGGGATCGTGAGGTGGTTATCGTCAGCGCGGCGCCTGCGCGGGAAGAGGCAATTTCCGGTCTTGGCGAGCGGTATGGGAGGATTGAAACGCCGGGATCCGGGCAGAAGCTTTTTATCGTCTCGTCCCGCCGGGGAATAGATTCTTCTCTCCTCGACCGATGCTCAACTGTTTTGCTCTGTGATGCGCGTGTCGCACTGATCATGGCCGATCAGGGAAGCGCTGATTTCCTTATCGGCGAGGGGATGGAGATCAGGGCCATAAGGCCGACGGTCAGATTCAAAGGCGTCACGCCCCCCCTGTCGCCGCGCCAGACCTCTGCTGCACAGGACCCTATCATCCAGCAGATAATAGATTTGGTGAATCAATCGGGCGTTTACAACTGGATAGGCAACCTCAGCGGGGAGAACAGCGTCACTATCGGAGGTTTGCCATACACAATTCTCACGCGGCATTCACGCATGACCGCATCGATAGAAAAGGCAACACAATACA contains:
- a CDS encoding N-6 DNA methylase; amino-acid sequence: MTYTPFDIAFGKVKDLVATFKANEARYLSPDYQEAEARKDFIDKFWIALGWDVNHDVQTNPYEQEVKVERGLSAGGQRRADYAFFLAPDFRDARFFVEAKKPAVQIGTKENHFQVIRYGWNSKTPLAVLTDFEQFHILDCRCKPDISTALDRAVAKYHYSQYSNRDEFARIYWLFSREAVAAGSLEKRAAELREPRGKAAKRSLFPGGSQSIDESFLKELDEHRTALAHAFKDRNPRLDSETLTEITQRTLDRLVFLRFLEDKGIEPHRHMEKFCEKSGAWEHFITASRRLDGIYNGIVFKQHAILDAPNFHVDADAFAGVCNSLSHTNSPYDFNAIPIHILGSIYERFLGKVIVATDKRVRVEDKPEVRKAGGVYYTPEYIVRYIVENTVGKLIAGKSPDKIAEMKFADISCGSGSFLLGIYDLLLRYHGNYYNAHPKKARKGDCIEHDGKRYLSLRKKREILLNNIYGVDIDAQAVEVCQLSLYLKLLQDETTASAHEHQMEFHETLLPPLNKNIVCGNSLIGTDILEGQLFPGDEERKLNPMNFEDAFPEVMKRGGFDAVVGNPPYVFGRDWKALNINDEHKAYFNRKYTASSYQLDMFSLFMERASSLTKFGGRIGQIVPNVWLTNTYSSTTRAFILSRAHDLCIAVPPSDVFAGITVDTVVYTLEKAQRSGDSFDVKAIRDGALEPISTYETAKYLDGHRPISTAITPQSADLAEQIKQQNIELGRIAEITRGVHSYRLGGYGRSAFGSGPQTKRDLAERPYHSPKKKPEYRPFVYGCDLHRFTPPHATEYVKYGPWLAEPRNPEFFCGERVYSRKILADRLVVTVETTDSVADQQVYITKPTPGSLSATFLAGILGSQLIAFFIRSYYDESNQAFPQIKVTQLKALPIPKLNLSDPADKLRHDQMVRLVEVLLEAKKQLAKAKTDKDKTYYENKCAGLDHQIDRLVYDLYGLTNKEIAIVEGHG
- a CDS encoding HigA family addiction module antitoxin codes for the protein MTTERMIHSDLAIPPGEYLAEVLEAKRISQAEIGRRMGRPAQAINEIIKGEKAITPDTALQLERALDVPAHIWTGLEAQYQLVMARQDEEKQLKQDLPLLAQIPYADLARMKLVKMAKDKIGKVRELQRFFGVSSLKNMPDVKAYSPAFRFSQKKQASPYALAAWLKCGEIRGREIATKPYAKEALKSKIAVIRGLSLKPPHEFEPELKQFLAECGVALVMLPHLSKTYANGATFWISSGKVVLLMSIRGSWADIFWFSFFHELAHILLHDKRMIFIEAGNLNPELKEQEQEADRFAANQLIPPKAYDELRKSVFSNPQAIQGIAEKTGVHAGIVIGRLQYDKLVPQNSALNKLRTRFTWSE
- a CDS encoding type II toxin-antitoxin system RelE/ParE family toxin, translated to MQVTFRNRKLEKCYVKHKHAIRAWGDAAGRKYVERINVVQAAADLQELRKLPALKCHPLKGDREGQYAISLTGFYRLIFTVHGEHLEVVRVEEVSKHYDD